One window from the genome of Candidatus Chlorohelix allophototropha encodes:
- a CDS encoding beta-galactosidase, which produces MSNYLPRPVLGVAYYPEHWPEERWQLDAEQMRTIGLKVVRLAEFSWGKIESSPEEYDFEWLDRAINVLNSQGLRVILGTPTAAPPPWMAEHRGDILAHTRDGHVLTVGGRRFYCPSNAYYRTQVNRIARTMAHHYLNNYSVIGWQIDNEMGNHGNCRCYCQRCATNWYAWLQNRYQTIEVLNREWGTIFWGQIYKEWSQIPLPTQTGAGYSPSLELDYRRFASDNALEYFNLQVDAIREHWAPKRGFITHNVFYGDDNVNFQDLSAPLDFISWDNYPHGMKAASEIAFYHDFMFGLKQEPHWVMEQGVGPVNWTKYNPPVYPGQVRLWTLQNFLRGGQGAVYFSWRQSRFGGEQYHSSIISHEGNQTRAYYEIMDLSKELDALPPNFFRRQKARVAILFSYDDLWALQLEPHNAAFDYLQIVKDLHNSLCKRYIPVDILPRDYPAVKLKEYSLVIAPAPIIGDYYTSDMWRVYVEEGGKLLLMTRAGAKEPSNVWSDEGQPYALKDWLHIGVEEYISFPPFIPGNFNTEILGNQPARGDISVLLCDEVTGRQVNARRLWIERLETGEDVEIILRYGKSLELDFFADSVALACRKLNSGEAYYLGVLPNEQTYRYLWEELFQLECASAIPNLPLVEGLEVVRAGDLNQYFALINHNSHSVQVPLNRIYRKIKGEEVSEINLPPFGVELFYLS; this is translated from the coding sequence ATGTCGAATTACCTGCCCCGCCCCGTTTTGGGTGTGGCTTATTATCCTGAACATTGGCCTGAAGAACGTTGGCAATTAGATGCCGAGCAAATGCGTACAATTGGCTTAAAAGTCGTGCGCCTCGCTGAGTTTTCGTGGGGGAAAATCGAATCTAGCCCCGAAGAATATGATTTTGAATGGCTGGATCGCGCTATTAATGTGTTAAATTCACAGGGGTTGCGGGTAATTCTCGGCACTCCTACCGCTGCCCCCCCTCCATGGATGGCAGAACATCGCGGCGATATACTAGCACATACCCGCGATGGGCATGTTCTTACGGTTGGGGGACGACGTTTCTATTGTCCTAGCAATGCCTATTATCGCACTCAAGTTAACCGAATTGCGCGGACAATGGCGCATCACTATTTGAATAATTATTCCGTCATCGGTTGGCAAATTGATAATGAAATGGGCAATCATGGCAATTGCCGCTGTTATTGCCAACGTTGTGCTACCAACTGGTATGCTTGGTTGCAAAATCGTTATCAAACAATCGAGGTACTAAACCGCGAATGGGGCACTATTTTCTGGGGTCAGATTTATAAAGAATGGTCGCAAATTCCTTTGCCCACCCAAACCGGCGCAGGCTATAGCCCTAGCTTAGAATTGGATTATCGCCGCTTTGCCAGCGATAATGCGCTGGAATATTTCAATTTACAGGTAGATGCGATTCGTGAACACTGGGCACCCAAACGAGGTTTTATTACCCATAATGTATTTTATGGGGATGATAACGTCAATTTTCAAGATTTAAGCGCCCCGCTTGATTTTATTTCTTGGGATAATTATCCGCATGGTATGAAGGCAGCATCAGAAATAGCTTTCTATCACGATTTTATGTTTGGTTTGAAACAAGAGCCTCATTGGGTGATGGAACAGGGGGTTGGGCCGGTTAACTGGACTAAATATAACCCTCCGGTATATCCGGGGCAAGTGCGCCTTTGGACGCTCCAGAACTTTTTGAGAGGCGGGCAGGGCGCGGTATATTTTAGCTGGCGGCAATCACGTTTTGGGGGCGAGCAATATCATAGTTCTATCATATCTCACGAGGGCAATCAAACCCGCGCTTATTATGAGATTATGGATTTGAGCAAAGAACTGGACGCTTTGCCGCCCAACTTTTTCAGACGACAAAAAGCGCGGGTGGCTATCCTTTTTAGCTATGATGATTTATGGGCTTTGCAACTGGAACCCCACAACGCGGCTTTCGATTACCTTCAAATTGTAAAGGATTTACACAATAGTCTTTGCAAGCGGTATATTCCGGTTGATATTTTACCGCGTGATTACCCGGCAGTAAAATTGAAAGAATACTCCTTAGTGATTGCGCCTGCACCAATTATTGGAGATTATTATACCTCTGATATGTGGCGTGTCTATGTGGAGGAGGGTGGCAAGCTATTGCTAATGACTAGAGCGGGGGCGAAAGAGCCAAGCAATGTTTGGTCTGACGAGGGGCAACCCTACGCTCTGAAGGATTGGCTGCATATAGGGGTGGAGGAATATATTTCTTTCCCACCTTTCATACCGGGCAATTTTAACACCGAAATTCTAGGAAATCAGCCTGCTCGCGGTGATATATCGGTGCTTTTGTGCGATGAGGTAACAGGTAGGCAAGTGAATGCCCGTCGATTATGGATAGAACGATTAGAGACGGGCGAAGATGTAGAGATTATTCTACGCTATGGTAAGTCGCTTGAGCTTGATTTCTTTGCCGATTCAGTAGCGTTAGCATGCCGAAAGCTCAATTCTGGAGAAGCCTATTATCTAGGAGTATTGCCCAATGAGCAGACTTATCGCTACCTATGGGAAGAGTTATTTCAACTAGAATGTGCTTCTGCTATCCCTAATTTGCCACTGGTCGAGGGTTTGGAAGTGGTACGAGCCGGGGATTTAAACCAATATTTCGCTTTGATTAACCATAACAGCCATTCGGTTCAGGTTCCGCTCAATCGAATTTATCGAAAAATAAAGGGCGAGGAAGTTTCAGAAATAAACTTACCGCCCTTTGGAGTAGAATTATTTTATTTATCTTGA